A single window of Aspergillus puulaauensis MK2 DNA, chromosome 5, nearly complete sequence DNA harbors:
- a CDS encoding DUF803 domain membrane protein (COG:S;~EggNog:ENOG410PIYM;~InterPro:IPR008521;~PFAM:PF05653;~TransMembrane:9 (o20-42i68-87o93-114i121-142o162-182i189-215o227-246i253-279o285-306i);~go_component: GO:0016021 - integral component of membrane [Evidence IEA];~go_function: GO:0015095 - magnesium ion transmembrane transporter activity [Evidence IEA];~go_process: GO:0015693 - magnesium ion transport [Evidence IEA]), with protein MDMDLVARSGVSSGGDRPPAYKAIGISLAVASGVFIGISFVLKKVGLLRANVKYNEEAGEGYGYLKNLWWWSGMTLMIIGEICNFVAYAFVDAILVTPLGALSVVITTVLSAIFLKERLSFVGKVGCFTCILGSVVIALNAPEQSSVADIQQMKGYVIAPGFLSYAGIVIVACAATAIWAGPRYGKRSMFVYISICSLIGGLSVVATQGLGAAFLAQINGESQFKEWFMYVLLVFVIATLLTEIVYLNKALNIFNAALVTPTYYVFFTSSTIISSAILFRGFKGSGMQIATVILGFLQICAGVVLLQLSKSAKDVPDAAVFKGDLDQIREVATQEEPESEPKADAIRGTAAIIRRLSTPRRNVEAEEARRYFNERHEDDLKPPADNEAIEWDGLRRRKTVLSEKSQRRTPSPLPPLGMSRFPEDWSEEAESTPSVNSFMNEIRSRTSSIMNSPWRPVPDDHNPTHEPVPGSDTRNIDTSYQGPNRPRTISWADEDQHEDQRRLTGPTPPMHRNFSFHNIFNRIKSPVEPPRSPLRSPRGILRRGHERNMTSEEEHLGLVHGDTVAEYMNEKLERSGSQSSHDDYDNNYDHNDYDHERQDRLPSGQRAVSHASLYPPKLRVNPLPPLPDDESELDLHSHTETDQQAPQPPQHSESSIGSLLPIPRRQSGWRRHDSTGSGGSKGFSS; from the exons ATGGACATGGATTTGGTTGCTCGCTCCGGGGTCAGCAGCGGTGGTGACCGTCCGCCAGCCTACAAAGCGATCGGAATATCGTTGGCAGTCGCATCTGGTGTCTTCATTGGAATTTCGTTCGTGCTGAAGAAAGTCGGGCTCCTGCGGGCGAATGTCAAATACAACGAGGAGGCAGGTGAAGGATATGGCTACTTGAAGAatctgtggtggtggtcagGGATGACGCTGATGATTATCGGCGAAATCTGCAACTTTGTTGCTTACGCTTTCGTTGATGCCATCTTGGTGACGCCTCTAGGCGCCCTCTCTGTTGTGATCACCACGGTTCTGTCTGCGATATTTCTCAAAGAGCGACTGAGTTTTGTGGGCAAAGTGGGGTGTTTCACCTGTATTCTGGGCTCAGTAGTCATTGCGTTGAATGCCCCGGAGCAATCGTCCGTCGCCGACATCCAGCAAATGAAAGGCTATGTCATAGCGCCTGGGTTTCTGTCTTATGCTGGGATTGTTATCGTGGCATGTGCAGCGACCGCTATATGGGCAGGGCCGCGATACGGCAAGCGGAGCATGTTTGTCTACATCAGCATCTGCAGTCTGATCGGGGGCTTGAGCGTGGTGGCTACTCAGGGCTTGGGGGCGGCATTTCTTGCCCAGATCAATGGTGAATCTCAATTCAAAGAGTGGTTCATGTATGTTCTACTTGTATTTGTGATTGCGACCTTATTGACTGAGATCGTCTACCTCAAC AAAGCACTAAACATCTTCAACGCTGCCCTGGTCACCCCCACTTATTACGTATTTTTCACCAGCTCTACAATTATCTCTtccgccatcctcttccgagGCTTCAAAGGGTCAGGCATGCAGATTGCTACGGTTATTCTTGGCTTCCTGCAAATCTGTGCCGGTGTCGTATTACTACAACTCTCCAAGTCTGCCAAGGATGTCCCAGATGCCGCCGTTTTCAAAGGCGATCTTGATCAAATCCGAGAAGTTGCAACCCAGGAAGAGCCGGAATCTGAACCAAAGGCCGATGCCATCCGCGGAACAGCTGCCATCATTCGCCGCTTATCCACTCCACGCCGTAacgtcgaggccgaggaagcACGCCGCTATTTCAACGAAAGGCATGAAGACGACCTTAAGCCACCGGCCGATAACGAGGCCATCGAATGGGATGGGCTGCGTAGACGCAAAACCGTCCTCAGTGAGAAATCTCAACGACGCACACCCTCTCCATTACCTCCACTTGGAATGTCCCGCTTCCCGGAGGATTGGTCAGAAGAGGCCGAATCAACTCCTAGCGTGAATTCGTTCATGAACGAGATCCGATCACGGACATCTAGCATCATGAATTCGCCTTGGAGACCAGTACCCGATGACCACAATCCCACTCATGAACCTGTACCGGGATCGGACACGAGGAATATCGACACCAGCTACCAAGGGCCGAACCGCCCTCGAACCATCTCATGGGCAGACGAAGATCAACACGAAGATCAACGTCGGTTGACTGgcccaacaccaccaatgCACCGCAACTTCTCGTTCCATAATATCTTCAATAGGATAAAATCACCAGTCGAGCCACCGCGGAGCCCACTACGCAGCCCTCGTGGCATTCTCCGCCGCGGCCATGAACGGAATATGACCTCTGAGGAGGAACACCTCGGACTTGTCCATGGTGACACAGTGGCAGAATATATGAACGAAAAACTTGAACGATCGGGCTCACAGAGCAGCCATGACGATTATGATAACAACTACGACCACAATGACTATGACCACGAAAGGCAAGATCGCCTACCCTCTGGGCAACGCGCAGTTTCTCATGCATCTCTCTACCCTCCGAAACTCCGTGTGAATCCGTTGCCTCCGCTACCAGATGACGAGTCGGAGTTGGACCTGCACTCCCATACAGAGACGGACCAACAAGCGCCACAACCGCCACAACACTCAGAGAGCAGCATAGGGTCGCTCTTACCCATTCCACGAAGACAGAGTGGGTGGCGCCGACACGATTCCACAGGTAGCGGGGGAAGCAAAGGATTTAGTTCATGA
- a CDS encoding uncharacterized protein (COG:S;~EggNog:ENOG410PP1F;~InterPro:IPR001357,IPR036420), translated as MPPPTTGSSNHLTFDPWNSASTGHQRGESNPGTAWQRTREAKLAQQLRTGDCTINSFAYDDTQENVYEKGEWEWDWGGDAKGGRGGGGRGVRSGRVGRGPDSKQRDIRSMMRVNKAGDGGASSLGLDRKAVKDKSVVSSLPASTQIPGPVHTPTSTSTSTPTPTSNPELLEECEARPDQTPGAVGGNDSPASLNHKSIPEQPQIRPSNGSGIESTMFRGATIYINGQTAPLISDHKLKGLLVAHGATLSLSLSRRVTHVIIGKPNSGPGRGGAGGGLAAGKIQKEAQRGGWRGMRIVGVEWALESVKTGKRLPETRFAVNLSNQRSVLGFM; from the exons ATGccaccgccaacaacaggCTCCTCAAACCACCTAACATTCGACCCCTGGAACTCCGCCTCAACAGGCCATCAACGCGGCGAATCAAACCCGGGCACAGCATGGCAGCGCACCCGGGAAGCGAAGCTCGCCCAGCAACTGCGTACGGGGGACTGCACGATAAACTCATTTGCGTATGACGATACGCAAGAAAATGTTTATGAGAAGGGCGAATGGGAGTGGGATTGGGGCGGCGATGCCAAgggtggaagaggtggtggtgggaggggtgTGCGTTCTGGGAGAGTTGGGCGAGGGCCGGATTCGAAGCAGAGGGATATTAGGAGTATGATGAGGGTGAATAAGGCCGGGGATGGGGGTGCTAGTTCTTTGGGGTTGGACCGCAAGGCTGTGAAGGATAAGAGTGTTGTATCATCTCTGCCGGCTTCGACTCAGATTCCCGGACCAGTGCACACGCcaacgtcaacgtcaacgtcaaccccaacaccaacatcaaaCCCAGAACTACTGGAAGAGTGTGAAGCTAGACCAGACCAAACACCCGGCGCAGTCGGTGGAAACGACAGTCCCGCCTCACTCAACCACAAATCAATACCCGAACAACCACAAATAAGGCCCAGCAATGGCAGCGGTATCGAATCGACCATGTTCCGCGGTGCAACAATCTACATAAACGGGCAAACAGCGCCTCTAATATCTGACCACAAACTCAAGGGATTGCTTGTTGCCCATGGTGCAACGTTGTCCCTATCCCTGTCTCGACGGGTAACGCATGTTATCATTGGAAAACCAAATTCGGGGCCTGGGCGCGGCGGAGCGGGGGGTGGGTTGGCCGCTGGGAAGATTCAGAAGGAGGCTCAGAGGGGTGGTTGGAGGGGGATGAggattgttggtgttgagtg GGCCTTGGAGAGCGTGAAAACCGGGAAAAGGCTCCCTGAGACGAGGTTTGCAGTTAATTTGTCTAATCAAAGGAGTGTGTTGGGATTTATGTAG
- the RFC5 gene encoding replication factor C subunit 5 (BUSCO:EOG09263OQH;~COG:L;~EggNog:ENOG410PGQJ;~InterPro:IPR008921,IPR027417,IPR003593;~PFAM:PF00004,PF13177;~go_function: GO:0003677 - DNA binding [Evidence IEA];~go_process: GO:0006260 - DNA replication [Evidence IEA]), which produces MALLVDKLRPRSLDTLSYHHDLSARLRSLAQSGDFPHLLMYGPSGAGKKTRTIATLKELYGPGVERIKIDNRVFQTTSNRKLEFNIVSSVYHLEITPSDVGNYDRVVVQELLKEIAQTQQVDLTAKHRFKVVVINEADHLTRDAQAALRRTMEKYSPNLRLILLANSTSNIIAPIRSRTLLVRVAAPSEEDICTVLGNAAKKEGWTEAPGLNKRIASESGRNLRRALLMFEAIYAQSEKVTDNTAIPPPDWEALISLVAEEILAERSPARLLQVRARLYDLLTHCIPPTTILKTLTFKLIAKVDDTLKPEVIKWSAFYEHRITQGSKVIFHLEAFVAKFMRIYESYLMGMDF; this is translated from the exons ATGGCTTTACTCGTTGATAAGCTGCGGCCACGATCGCTCGATACACTCTCATACCACCATGACCTCTCCGCACGATTAAGGTCTTTG GCCCAAAGCGGTGATTTCCCACATCTTCTCATGTATGGACCATCCGGTGCAGGCAAGAAAACTCGCACAATTGCCACCCTCAAAGAACTCTACGGCCCCGGCGTCGAGAGAATCAAGATCGACAACCGAGTCTTCCAAACAACAAGCAACCGAAAGCTCGAATTCAACATCGTCTCCTCCGTATACCACCTCGAAATCACGCCGTCAGATGTAGGCAACTACGATCGTGTCGTCGTCCAGGAACTTCTCAAAGAAATCGCCCAAACGCAACAAGTCGATCTCACAGCGAAACATCGGTTTAAGGTTGTGGTTATCAACGAAGCGGACCATTTGACTCGCGATGCACAAGCTGCACTTAGACGGACTATGGAGAAATACAGTCCTAATCTGAGATTGATTCTCTTAGCGAACAGCACGTCGAACATTATCGCTCCTATCCGCTCGCGAACTCTGCTGGTTAGGGTTGCGGCACCGAGCGAGGAGGATATTTGTACTGTTTTGGGCAATgctgcgaagaaggaggggtGGACCGAGGCTCCAGGACTGAATAAGCGTATTGCAAGCGAGAGCGGCCGGAATCTTCGCCGCGCGCTGCTCATGTTTGAGGCCATCTATGCTCAGAG TGAGAAAGTAACCGACAATACAGCGATCCCGCCACCTGACTGGGAAGCCCTTATCTCGTTGGTAGCGGAGGAAATTCTCGCAGAAAGATCACCGGCCCGGTTGCTGCAAGTCCGTGCCAGGTTATATGATCTTCTAACACACTGTATACCGCCTACGACGATTCTCAAG ACTTTGACATTCAAATTAATCGCCAAAGTCGACGATACACTAAAGCCCGAAGTAATTAAGTGGTCTGCTTTCTACGAGCACAGGATCACACAGGGCTCT AAAGTAATTTTCCACCTCGAGGCCTTTGTTGCTAAGTTTATGCGTATCTATGAAAG TTATTTGATGGGCATGGacttttag
- the MRPL16 gene encoding mitochondrial 54S ribosomal protein uL16m (BUSCO:EOG09264T3S;~COG:J;~EggNog:ENOG410PFN9;~InterPro:IPR020798,IPR036920,IPR016180,IPR000114;~PFAM:PF00252;~go_component: GO:0005840 - ribosome [Evidence IEA];~go_function: GO:0003735 - structural constituent of ribosome [Evidence IEA];~go_function: GO:0019843 - rRNA binding [Evidence IEA];~go_process: GO:0006412 - translation [Evidence IEA]) has product MASHLRYLARPQLASLQPTSLGLRSTIPILPISRCFSTTSPALDWLTPKQPEISKSPKGRPHVPTGGSSRGTTVVWGDYGLRMKDHDRRVPASSLKIAEETIKRRLRGMNYTLYKRVSANIGVYTKGNEQRMGKGKGKFDYWTAKVAVSRIVFELKGDVHEKVAREAFRLAGHKLPGLWEFVNKDDPPVVGLTKLGNGVTLESLKRARRATPLGTKDMPNPPNSTSSSPSASQ; this is encoded by the exons ATGGCTTCACATCTCAGATATCTGGCACGGCCGCAGCTGGCCAGTCTTCAGCCAACAT CACTCGGTCTACGAAGCACCATCCCAATTCTCCCGATATCACGATGCTTCTCTACAACATCGCCAGCTCTTGACTGGCTTACGCCGAAACAACCTGAAATATCAAAGTCGCCCAAGGGTCGTCCACATGTCCCGACCGGAGGTTCATCGCGAGGGACAACTGTGGTGTGGGGAGATTACGGACTTCGGATGAAAGACCATGACCGCCGAGTTCCGGCCTCTTCGCTCAAGATTGCGGAAGAGACTATCAAAAGGCGTCTTAGGGGAATGAACTACACATTATACAAGCGCGTGAGCGCCAACATTGGTGTTTACACCAAGGGAAACGAGCAGCGTATGGGTAAGGGTAAAGGTAAATTCGATTACTGGACTGCGAAGGTCGCTGTAAGCAGGATTGTCTTCGAGCTCAAGGGCGATGTTCACGAAAAGGTTGCACGGGAAGCCTTCCGTCTAGCAGGCCACAAGTTACCCG GTCTCTGGGAATTCGTGAACAAGGACGACCCGCCAGTTGTTGGCTTAACAAAACTCGGGAATGGTGTCACATTGGAAAGCCTGAAGCGAGCGCGAAGAGCAACACCCCTCGGGACCAAGGATATGCCCAATCCACCAaattccacatcctccagTCCATCGGCGTCGCAATAA
- a CDS encoding uncharacterized protein (COG:T;~EggNog:ENOG410PVAP;~InterPro:IPR019826,IPR002018,IPR029058;~MEROPS:MER0034730;~PFAM:PF00135): protein MGSQNYRLGPLGFLNGQQMAELDLLNLGMLDQRLALHWIQDNIAAFGGDPSKVTISGESAGAVSVYSHIMAYGGRDDRLFRAGIMESGGAFPLTSASTSSFQDTFDGLITNTPCSSFANAPPAEQLDCIRKLPIKTFLSSVGPGTGQSIDGSFTQTSIHFALSAENYVKVPTIVGTNTDEGTNSAPTGINTTAQLRGPLADGFHRPKLLPNSTVSKLLALYTNDPRHGCPYNTGSTPLTSGKLDKKACSIFGDIVQIGPARMIAQWLTKNNRNSSSSAPVYRYRFNHLPHDTGASNITAGIGTGIEQRYVFSNLVPDHPWDRALAYELSCAWVSFVHGLNPNCRGDSTLPEWPVYGAGRKSMVFSGYGSSIEEDTFRGEAIDYIIENVLPYGAL, encoded by the exons ATGGGCTCGCAGAACTATCGACTCGGGCCTCTTGGGTTCTTAAATGGGCAGCAGATGGCAGAGCTCGACTTGCTCAATCTCGGAATGTTGGATCAGCGACTGGCATTGCATTGGATTCAAGATAACATTGCGGCATTTGGAGGGGACCCTAGTAAAG TAACAATATCTGGAGAGTC TGCCGGGGCTGTCTCGGTCTACTCCCACATAATGGCGTATGGAGGCCGAGACGACAGGCTCTTTCGGGCAGGGATCATGGAAAGCGGCGGTGCTTTCCCTCTAACTTCTGCTAGTACATCGTCTTTCCAGGACACCTTTGATGGTCTCATAACAAACACcccctgctcctccttcgcaaaTGCCCCGCCCGCGGAACAACTCGACTGTATTCGAAAGCTTCCAATTAAGACATTCCTCTCGAGCGTAGGTCCAGGCACGGGTCAGTCAATCGATGGTAGCTTCACACAGACCTCGATTCACTTCGCGTTGTCGGCGGAAAATTATGTCAAAGTTCCCACAATAGTCGGAA CAAACACAGACGAAGGAACCAACTCAGCCCCAACGGGAATAAACACCACAGCGCAGCTGCGCGGCCCTCTTG CCGATGGCTTCCACAGACCCAAGCTCCTCCCCAACTCAACCGTATCCAAGCTCCTCGCCCTATACACCAACGACCCACGCCACGGCTGCCCCTACAACACCGGATCCACTCCCCTGACCTCCGGAAAACTAGACAAGAAAGCCTGTTCAATCTTTGGCGACATCGTGCAAATCGGACCCGCACGCATGATCGCGCAATGGCTCACCAAAAACAACCGCAACAGCAGTAGCAGCGCCCCAGTATACCGGTACAGGTTCAACCACCTCCCTCATGACACGGGTGCATCAAATATAACAGCCGGCATTGGGACAGGCATTGAGCAGCGCTACGTCTTTTCGAATCTCGTCCCTGACCATCCATGGGACCGGGCGCTGGCGTATGAACTTAGCTGTGCTTGGGTTTCATTTGTGCATGGGCTCAATCCAAATTGCCGGGGAG ATAGTACGCTTCCGGAATGGCCTGTGTATGGGGCGGGCCGTAAGAGCATGGTGTTTAGTGGATATGGGTCGAGTATTGAGGAAGATACATTTCGGGGCGAGGCAATtgactatattatagagaaTGTATTGCCATATGGGGCGCTTTAA
- a CDS encoding uncharacterized protein (COG:S;~EggNog:ENOG410Q1UP), translating into MSDRKLMDIEPGGEQTQYEGSRVFTVTPDKQTGQLGNLPHTKSEMRTRITGDHSDAKAKRQEAKFAHKLELGEGTSGISGYTNREPVETEDDAAKSRREQGYGPGSGVGA; encoded by the exons ATGTCTGACCGAAAACTCATGGATATTGAGCCTGGTGGCGAACAAACGCA ATATGAAGGATCTCGAGTGTTCACCGTCACACCAGACAAACAGACTGGACAGCTTG GAAATCTTCCACACACCAAGAGCGAAATGAGAACGAGAATTACGGGCGACCATAGTGACGCAAAGGCTAAAAGACAGGAGGCCAAATTTGCGCATAAGCTTGAGCTTGGAGAAGGCACTTCTGGCATATCCGGATATACAAACAGAGAGCCG GTTGAGACCGAAGACGATGCTGCCAAGTCTAGGAGAGAACAAGGATATGGCCCTGGTTCTGGTGTTGGCGCGTAG
- the COX11 gene encoding cytochrome c oxidase assembly protein (COG:O;~EggNog:ENOG410PG5S;~InterPro:IPR007533,IPR023471;~PFAM:PF04442;~TransMembrane:1 (i65-83o);~go_function: GO:0005507 - copper ion binding [Evidence IEA]) → MFSRLTPLWGRFLSSGTAAPRSAFMPARGVEAGRRYFTRNSCLNQSSSAAPFNTPQSQKRNASTMYYTISIILGTVSLAYGSVPLYKMICQQTGWNGQPVLTHRTGDGDTSSRVTPVTDSRRLRITFNGSVSDVLPWKFTPQQREVRVLPGETALAFYTATNKGPTDIIGVATYSVTPGQVAPYFSKIQCFCFEEQKLNAGESVDMPVFFFIDPDFVTDPAMKGIDTITLSYTFFKARYDDNGVLKAIPGS, encoded by the exons ATGTTTTCTCGTCTGACGCCTTTATGGGGTCGGTTCTTATCCTCCGGGACTGCAGCTCCGCGGTCTGCATTTATGCCGGCTAGGGGCGTAGAGGCAGGTCGGAGGTATTTCACCCGCAATTCGTGTCTCAATCAATCGTCATCGGCGGCACCATTCAATACGCCCCAGTCGCAAAAGCGTAATGCGTCCACAAT GTATTACACAATCAGTATAATCCTCGGCACAGTTTCCCTCGCGTACGGCTCCGTCCCGCTATATAAGATG ATATGCCAACAAACCGGCTGGAATGGCCAGCCCGTCCTTACACACCGTACAGGTGACGGCGACACATCATCCCGCGTCACGCCAGTGACTGACTCTCGTCGGCTGCGGATTACATTCAATGGTTCGGTATCAGATGTACTACCTTGGAAATTCACACCGCAGCAGCGCGAAGTCCGAGTCCTTCCCGGGGAGACGGCGCTTGCGTTTTACACGGCCACGAATAAGGGTCCGACAGACATTATTGGGGTTGCAACATATAGTGTTACGCCGGGCCAGGTTGCGCCTTACTTCAGCAAGATCCAGTGCTTTTGTTTCGAGGAGCAGAAACTGAATGCTGGGGAATCGGTCGATATGCCGGTGTTTTTCTTCATTGATCCAGACTTCGTAACGGATCCGGCGATGAAGGGGATCGATACGATTACGCTTTCTTACACGTTTTTCA AGGCGCGATATGATGACAATGGTGTGCTCAAGGCCATTCCGGGCAGCTAA